DNA sequence from the Parasphingorhabdus cellanae genome:
GCTTAGATATGCAATTATATTTTTGGTAATCGCCCTGGTGGCGGCAGCTTTGGGCTTTGGCGGTATCGCCGGAGCATCCGCAGGAGTTGCGAAAATAATATTCTACATATTTCTAGTCCTGTTCGCGATCGGATTAATTTCGCATTTGTTTCGAAAGACTTGAACGCGAGAAGGCATACCGAGAGCAACATGCTGTGTTTAACCACAAACGAAAGGCCCCCAATATGTTTAACGATAAAGCTTCAACCCTAAATGGTTTGATCGCCACGACAATCGACAGCGCGAAAGGCTATGAAGAAGCCGCTCAAGATACAACCGACAAGCGTTATGAAATGATGTTCAAAGAACGCGCGCAAGAACGTAATAACGCTGTATTGGAACTCCGGTCAGAAGTTCGTCGGCTTGGCGAAGAGCCTGAAGACGACGGCACAGTTCTTGCGGGTGCGCACAGAATGTTCATGGGCTTGAAAGAAGCCGTTGTTGGCCAAGATGACAAGGCGATTGTGCAGGAAGTGGAGCGTGGAGAAGATCATATCAAGGCCAAATATGAAGAAGCCTTGCAAGATGATGATCTGGACCCTGCCAGCCGAACAGTGGTGCAAAATGTCTGGACCTCGGTCAAACAAGGCCACGATCAAATGAGCGCCTTGAAAAATCAGCTCGAAAGCTAATTTCCCATTACGACAGACGATAGAGAAGCCGGGCCAGCCCCGGCTTCTTGCTGTTTGATACTATAAAGGCCATAGTTCCAATAGGACCGAGCTTTAATATGGCCATGCTTTAATATGGCCATAGAGCTGTCACCCCTCTTGCTCCTCCACCCAGTTTTTGAGCAGATTATAGGCAATTGCAAAAGGTGGCGGGGCAATGAAAGGCGCTTCAGGATCGCCGTTCATCGCCGCTTTCACCTCGCCGAGTGAGAACCAGGCGGCTTCCTCAATTTCTTCCTCGTCGAGTGTCAATGTTGGATCATCGGTGACGCTGGTGCAAGCCATCATCAGGGAGGATGGAAAGGGCCAAGGCTGGCTGGCGATGTAGCGAACGTTGCGGACCTTGATACCCGCCTCTTCCCACAGCTCTCGGGCGACGCCGCCTTCGATGCTTTCGCCCGGCTCGATAAATCCGGCGAGCGCGGAAAAGCGTTTGGGCGGGAAGCGGGGTTGGCGGCCGAGGAGGATTTTGCCTTCACATTCGGCGAGCATGATCGCGACCGGATCGGTGCGCGGGAAATGCTCTGCACCGCAGCCGCCTTCTTCCTTGTTACATTGCCGCGCCCAGCCGCCTTTGCGGGATTCAGTGGGCTGGCCGCAATTGGCGCAAAACCGGTGGCGCGCGTGCCAGTCGACAAGACTGCGCGCGGTGGCATAGATTGCGGCTTGTTCCGGCGGCAAAACGCCAAGCGATTGCCAAAGGCGCGGATCGGCAGCGGGCATGGCGGCCCCCGCACCGTTTAATTCTGCAAAGCAAGGCGTATCGCCGTCGATGCCGAGCAGCAGCAGGTCGTTGTCCGGAGAGGCTTCGTAAAGCGGCGCCCAGGCCAGATCGCCTGCCGCATCAAAAACCGGGCTCAGTCCGTCGAGCTTTAACAACCGTGCATTGGGCCGCATCATCGCTTCTTTGAGCCGCTCGGGATTGACGCGAACCTGATCCGCGCGGTCGATGGTGCCGCCCGCAAAAGTCGGGATGATCGCGCTAAGATCGGTGGTCATGATCGGGCTGACGGACATATTATTTTTTCCCCGGTTTTGGTTTTACTACCCTTTGTCTAAATCCTGGCGAAGAGCTCCTATGCTCTTGAAACATCCTTCGACAGGCTCAAGGCTAACGGTGTTTTTTACGGCTCTTATGGGCTCGTTTTACCTTCACCCGCTGACGCCTGTTTCATCAGATCCGCATAGACATATTTCGGGAAATTCGATTGGAACGGATAAGCGTTGGACGGGATATATTGCGTATAACCACCCGCACGGAACCCGTTGCCGGTATCGACAAAGGCCGATGTTCCTGCCGCACCGCCCCAGCCAAATGTTCCGGCGGGGCTTTCTGTAGTGCCCAAACCGGCACGGCCACCGGCACCAAAGCCGTGATTGGCAACCCATGTGCCCTTCATATCAGAGCCTTCCGGCAGAAGGTTGGACATCCCGAGTTTCGCCGTTTCCGGCTGCATGATAGCGGTTCCTCTATAGGTTCCGAAACCGAGCAACATGGTCAGAAACTTGTCATAATCTGCGGCGGAACCAACCAGACCTGCGCCGCCAAAGGCAAAAGCAGGTTCATCAAGATAGATGCTGGTTTCTGCCGGATCAATCGGCAGCAAAGTTCCACCGAACGGCGAATAATTGTCCGTGAAATCCTTCACGCGATCAGCGGGCAGACGGAAAAACGTGTCTTTCATGCCCAGCGGATCGAACATGCGTTTCTGCAGAAAATCCTCCAGCGGCATGCCGGAGGCAACTTCGACAACATAGCCGAGCAGATCGAGACTGACCGAATAGCTCCACTTCGTCCCGGGTTCGTAAACCAGCGGCAGGGAAGCGAGATTTTTGGAGAAGGTCGCCGCATCCGGGGTTGGCGGGCCGGGTTGCGTTCCCGGAAGCGGCATGCGGCTGACGACGCCGGGGGTGATACCCTTGGCGAAATAAGCGGTTTGGATCGGTCCTTTGCTGATGATCGAATATCCAAGGCCGGCGGTATGGGTCAGCAAATGGCGGATGGTGATTGGGGTCCGTGCCCGGACGGTCTCATCGAGCGATCCTTCGGGATCTTGCAAGACCCGCATATCTGCAAATTCAGGCAAAATATCGGCCAGTGGCTGGTCCAGTTTGAGCGCGCCATCCTCGATCAGCATCATGATCGCCATGCCGGTTACCGGCTTGGTCTGTGAATAAAGACGCCACAGCGTATTTCTATCCACCGCTTTGTCGCCGCCCAGTTTATGGGTTCCAGCCGCAATAATCATGGGATCGTCCTGCCCCATACCAATCGCCGCAAGCATGCCTGCGACTTTTTTCTCGGCGACATAGTCATTGATGATCTTCGTCAGACCAGGAAACGGCGTGGTCGGCCGAGCCAATGACCGCGCAAAAGCCGCAGTTGGCGCACCCGCCAAAAAGGCACCAGCACCAATTGCACCCAGAACCGAGCGGCGGTTGAAAGCCGATAATGCAATCTCGTCTGCCATGTTATCTGTCGTCATCGTCATTCCTTCAGTTTTTGTTTTACAGCCCAGCGGACCGCTTTCGCAAAAAGGGTCGGCAGGCCCGCATCCTCTATCCCGTCCAATGGCCACCAAAGCATGTCATCCGGTTTAAGGCCAACCTCAGTCGATTTATTATCACCCGTGTTAATAACGATTTTCTCGCTTTGATAAACCGCCAAATCAAC
Encoded proteins:
- a CDS encoding serine hydrolase domain-containing protein is translated as MTTDNMADEIALSAFNRRSVLGAIGAGAFLAGAPTAAFARSLARPTTPFPGLTKIINDYVAEKKVAGMLAAIGMGQDDPMIIAAGTHKLGGDKAVDRNTLWRLYSQTKPVTGMAIMMLIEDGALKLDQPLADILPEFADMRVLQDPEGSLDETVRARTPITIRHLLTHTAGLGYSIISKGPIQTAYFAKGITPGVVSRMPLPGTQPGPPTPDAATFSKNLASLPLVYEPGTKWSYSVSLDLLGYVVEVASGMPLEDFLQKRMFDPLGMKDTFFRLPADRVKDFTDNYSPFGGTLLPIDPAETSIYLDEPAFAFGGAGLVGSAADYDKFLTMLLGFGTYRGTAIMQPETAKLGMSNLLPEGSDMKGTWVANHGFGAGGRAGLGTTESPAGTFGWGGAAGTSAFVDTGNGFRAGGYTQYIPSNAYPFQSNFPKYVYADLMKQASAGEGKTSP
- the nudC gene encoding NAD(+) diphosphatase is translated as MSVSPIMTTDLSAIIPTFAGGTIDRADQVRVNPERLKEAMMRPNARLLKLDGLSPVFDAAGDLAWAPLYEASPDNDLLLLGIDGDTPCFAELNGAGAAMPAADPRLWQSLGVLPPEQAAIYATARSLVDWHARHRFCANCGQPTESRKGGWARQCNKEEGGCGAEHFPRTDPVAIMLAECEGKILLGRQPRFPPKRFSALAGFIEPGESIEGGVARELWEEAGIKVRNVRYIASQPWPFPSSLMMACTSVTDDPTLTLDEEEIEEAAWFSLGEVKAAMNGDPEAPFIAPPPFAIAYNLLKNWVEEQEG
- a CDS encoding DUF1328 domain-containing protein — its product is MLRYAIIFLVIALVAAALGFGGIAGASAGVAKIIFYIFLVLFAIGLISHLFRKT
- a CDS encoding PA2169 family four-helix-bundle protein is translated as MFNDKASTLNGLIATTIDSAKGYEEAAQDTTDKRYEMMFKERAQERNNAVLELRSEVRRLGEEPEDDGTVLAGAHRMFMGLKEAVVGQDDKAIVQEVERGEDHIKAKYEEALQDDDLDPASRTVVQNVWTSVKQGHDQMSALKNQLES